Proteins co-encoded in one Arachis hypogaea cultivar Tifrunner chromosome 13, arahy.Tifrunner.gnm2.J5K5, whole genome shotgun sequence genomic window:
- the LOC112737851 gene encoding probable NAD(P)H dehydrogenase (quinone) FQR1-like 1, which produces MAVKVYIVYYSLYGHVERLAEEIKKGADSVDGVEATLWQVPETLPEEVLGKMGAPPKSDVPLINPKELPEGDGFVFGFPTRFGMMAAQFKSFLDATGSLWQTQKLAGRPAGIFYSTGSQGGGQETTALTAITQLVHHGMLFVPIGYTFGSGMFEMNEVKGGNPYGAGTYAGGDGSRQPTKLELEQAFHQGKYIATITKKLKKE; this is translated from the exons ATGGCTGTAAAAGTTTATATTGT GTATTACTCGCTATACGGACATGTAGAGAGACTAgcggaagaaataaagaaaggtgCTGATTCTGTAGACGGTGTTGAGGCCACTCTATGGCAG GTACCGGAGACTTTGCCGGAAGAGGTGCTTGGCAAAATGGGAGCACCACCAAAGAGTGATGTACCGCTCATTAACCCGAAAGAACTGCCGGAGGGTGACGGTTTCGTCTTCGGCTTCCCAACAAGATTTGGAATGATGGCTGCTCAGTTCAAATCTTTTCTAGATGCAACTGGAAGCCTATGGCAGACACAAAAGCTCGCTGGCAGGCCAGCCGGAATCTTCTATAGCACCGGTTCTCAAGGTGGCGGACAGGAGACAACAGC GCTCACTGCTATCACTCAGTTGGTTCACCACGGAATGCTATTTGTCCCAATCGGATATACATTCGGCAGCGGCATGTTCGAGATGAATGAAGTGAAGGGTGGCAATCCGTACGGTGCCGGAACTTATGCTGGTGGTGATGGATCAAGACAACCAACTAAACTTGAGTTGGAGCAAGCATTTCACCAAGGTAAGTAtattgccaccatcactaagaagCTTAAGAAAGAATGA
- the LOC140177519 gene encoding uncharacterized protein, whose amino-acid sequence MSDDEINQLCLMDIDKILHSYGKTLKDYPPMPLAIDVDSSLLTERVISEELNFNRDDLKKNASNMDFSFVYGYGGTEKIFLWNLMSAEIRSRGDIVLNIASSGIASLLLSNGRMAHSRFKIPLNITEDSVCNIKPGSPQAMLLSKAKLIIWDEAPMVSRYYYEALDKYLGDIMRFSPTYNKDLPFGGKVVVLGGDFRHILPVISRESRQDIIHSTVNSSYLWKFC is encoded by the exons ATGTCAGATGATGAGATTAATCAGTTGTGCTTAATGGATATAGACAAGATCTTACATTCTTATGGTAAAACCTTGAAAGACTATCCTCCTATGCCTTTAGCAATTGACGTTGATAGTTCATTGTTAACCGAAAGGGTTATCAGCGAAGAGCTAAACTTTAACAGGGATGATTTAAAGAAAAATGCCTCAAACAT GGATTTTTCCTTTGTGTATGGTTATGGGGGTACTGAAAAAATATTTCTCTGGAACCTTATGTCTGCTGAGATTCGCTCAAGGGGTGATATTGTGTTAAACATTGCTTCAAGTGGTATTGCATCTTTACTTCTTTCCAATGGAAGAATGGCACACTCAAGGTTCAAAATACCGCTGAATATAACTGAGGATTCTGTATGTAACATCAAACCTGGTTCCCCTCAAGCAATGCTGCTGTCGAAAGCCAAACTTATAATTTGGGATGAGGCTCCAATGGTTAGTAGGTACTACTATGAAGCGCTTGATAAATACTTAGGTGATATAATGAGATTTTCTCCAACATATAACAAAGATTTGCCctttggaggaaaagtggttgTACTAGGTGGAGACTTTAGACACATTCTTCCTGTCATTTCACGAGAATCGAGACAAGATATCATTCATTCAACCGTGAATTCGTCTTACCTTTGGAAGTTCTGTTAG
- the LOC112737852 gene encoding unknown seed protein USP, whose translation MEFRCAVAMLFCLAFAIGSHGRELIPDEDYWQAVWPNTPIPNTLKELLKPGAQDSEINDVPMKVDDTQYPKTFFFEHELFPGKKMNMQFSKIPFAQPYGVYTWGNVIKDLEKESFTFEDACIREAGKGEDKYCAKSLSTLIGFAVSKLGKNIQPFSSSFLDKQSDYTIEGVHNLGDRAVMCHRLNFQSTVFYCHEIHGTTAYMVPMVAADGTRTRALAVCHHDTSGMNAEVLYQMLKIKPGTETACHFLGNKAVMWVPNMAVNSVYNNANVAS comes from the exons atggaGTTCCGATGTGCTGTTGCTATGCTTTTCTGT CTTGCTTTTGCAATAGGAAGCCATGGGCGTGAATTGATACCTGACGAAGATTACTGGCAAGCAGTTTGGCCAAACACTCCGATTCCTAACACTCTCAAGGAGCTTTTAAAGCCTGGAGCCCAAG ATTCTGAAATAAATGATGTTCCGATGAAAGTGGACGACACACAGTACCCAAAAACCTTCTTCTTCGAACATGAGCTATTTCCTGGGAAAAAGATGAACATGCAGTTCAGCAAAATCCCCTTTGCTCAACCATACGGAGTATATACATGGGGCAATGTAATTAAAGACCTCGAAAAAGAGTCCTTCACCTTTGAGGATGCTTGCATAAGAGAAGCCGGCAAGGGCGAGGACAAGTACTGCGCAAAATCCTTATCAACTTTGATCGGTTTCGCCGTTTCCAAGTTGGGAAAGAACATTCAACCGTTTTCAAGTTCTTTCTTGGACAAGCAGAGTGACTACACCATAGAAGGAGTGCACAATCTTGGAGACAGGGCTGTTATGTGTCACAGGCTCAATTTTCAAAGCACCGTGTTTTATTGTCACGAAATCCATGGAACCACGGCATACATGGTTCCAATGGTGGCAGCCGACGGCACCAGAACTCGGGCGTTAGCGGTTTGCCACCACGACACTTCCGGCATGAATGCGGAGGTTCTTTATCAAATGCTCAAAATCAAGCCTGGAACAGAGACTGCTTGCCACTTCCTTGGAAACAAGGCAGTTATGTGGGTTCCCAACATGGCTGTCAATAGTGTCTAcaataatgccaatgtggcaagtTAA
- the LOC140177518 gene encoding uncharacterized protein: MESQLDLYGPKLLNSINCSDLPRHKLILKVGDPVMLLRNIGLCNGTRLQVRKFENHVIECEVLTDNNVGHIALTPRMNMVPTNETVPVRFQQRQFSIIVSFAMTINKSQRQTLSHVRLYLPKPVFTHSQLYVTLSRVRSKRSLKVLLMNHVGMSANSTINVVYREVFEKIEF, encoded by the coding sequence ATGGAGAGTCAACTAGATCTTTATGGTCCTAAATTACTGAATAGCATAAATTGCTCTGATTTGCCTCGACataaattaatactcaaggtTGGTGATCCGGTGATGTTACTGAGAAATATTGGTCTTTGTAATGGTACAAGGCTACAAGTTAGGAAGTTTGAAAATCATGTCATAGAATGTGAAGTCTTAACGGATAACAATGTTGGTCATATTgctttaactccaagaatgaaTATGGTACCGACAAATGAAACTGTCCCAGTTAGATTCCAACAAAGACAGTTTTCCATAATAGTATCATTTGCCATGACAATTAATAAGTCTCAGAGACAAACTTTATCTCATGTTAGATTGTACTTGCCCAAACCAGTTTTTACACATAGCCAACTATATGTGACACTTTCAAGAGTTAGGAGTAAGAGAAGTTTAAAAGTTTTACTTATGAATCACGTAGGAATGTCTGCAAATTCAACCATCAATGTTGTTTATAGAGAAGtatttgaaaaaatagaattctaa
- the LOC112737850 gene encoding peptidyl-prolyl cis-trans isomerase FKBP65-like encodes MRLHLILLVALIHQSLMLGFSFMQLLEPTTLAADESSKHKAMLEIFESTIIQEQVIDGLDKAVMNMKKGEVALVTIHPEYAFGSSGSTQELATVLPNSNVYYEVELVSFVKEKECGI; translated from the exons ATGCGTCTTCACTTGATACTATTGGTTGCTTTGATTCATCAATCGTTAATGCTGGGATTCTCCTTCATGCAATTGCTG GAACCTACAACATTGGCAGCAGATGAGTCTTCTAAGCATAAAGCAATGTTAGAAATTTTTGAGTCCACTATTATTCAG GAGCAAGTAATTGATGGACTTGATAAAGCTGTGATGAACATGAAGAAAGGGGAAGTTGCATTGGTGACCATACATCCTGAGTATGCTTTTGGCTCATCTGGGTCAACTCAGGAATTGGCCACCGTTCTTCCCAACTCCAACGTGTACTATGAAGTTGAGCTGGTTTCCTTTGTAAAG GAAAAGGAATGTGGGATCTGA